The genome window AAGTTTAGAAACAAAATATTTACAATAGACTTTGATTATGATGAAGAAATAGGATTAATTATAGAAAATAAAAAAATAGCTAAGTTTTTATAAAATGCAACCAGAAATAAACTTTGAAGAACTTAAGGTAAATGGGATAAAGGTTAATTATTACTTTATCTGTCCCAGAAAGCTGTGGCTTTTTGACAGAAATATCAGTATGGAAAGTAAATCTGATAAAGTTTTAATGGGAGCATTACTCCATGAAAGCAGTTATAAGAGGGATAAGCCAAAGGAAGTTTTGATAGATAATTTGATTTCAATAGATATTGTTGATAGTCTCAATATCCGCGAAGTCAAATACTCAGATAAAATGGCATATGCAGATAAAATGCAAATTCTTTATTATCTTTACTACCTGAAAAAACTTGGAATTAACAAAAAAGGAATAATAAATTATCCCAAACAAAGAAAAAGAGAATACATAGAATTAACTCCCGAGTATGAAAAAGAGATAGAAAAGGCATTAGTAGAAATTGATAAAATTTTAAAGCAAGAAAAACCGCCACCTGTAATAAATGTTCCTTACTGCAAAAAATGTGCTTATTTTGAATTTTGTTATGGATAATTTATATTTATTAAGGAGAGGTGAAAAGATGCGAACTTTAAATATTTCTATTGATGAAGAAACTTATAGAAAACTTAAGATTTTTTCCAGAGAAAAAAAGATGTCGGAAGAAGAAATAGCTAAAATTTTAATAAAAGAGAAACTTGAGGAAGAACTATTAAAAAAAGCAGAAGAAATTATAAAAAAAGAGAAAAATTTGTTGAAAAGATTAGCCTAAATGTTCCCTGTAGATTTGGTAAATAAAATTCATAACAGAATAATTTCTGAAACTGGGGGGAGTTATGGTGTAAGGGATATAAATTTATTAAAATCTGCCTTAGAAATACCATTTCAAACATTTGAAGGGAAAGAATTATATCCGTCTATAGAAGAAAAAGCTGCTAAACTTCTTGAGACATTAATAAAAAATCATCCATTTGTAGATGGAAATAAAAGAACTGCTTATGTCTTGTTCACTTTATATTTAGAACTTAATGGTTTCTATATAAAAGCTGAAGAAGATGAAAAATTTAAATTTGTTATGAAAATTGCTGAAAGCAAATATTCTTTTAAAGAAATTTTAGAATGGATAAAAGCTAATACAAATAAACAGAATGGGAAAATTTAATGTCCAGAAGATTTTATATTAACTCAAACGGAAGGCTCAGGAGAAAAGAGAACACTCTGTATTTTGAAACAGAGCAGGATGGACAGGCTATTAAAAAAGCTCTACCTATTAACGACATTGATGCAATTTATGTATTTGGCGAGCTTGATATAAACACAAAAGCCTTAAACTATCTTTCCCAATATGACATTCCAATTCATTTTTATAATTACTATGGCTTTTATTCAGGAAGTTTTCTGCCAAGGAAGAAAAATGTTTCAGGTTCCCTTTTGGTTGAGCAGGTTAGACATTATTTAGATAATGACAAAAGGCAATATCTGGCAATTTCTTTTATAGAAGGGGCTGTTCATCACATCTTAAGGAATTTAAGAAAAAATGAGATAGACCCTAAGGACTATGAAGATATTGAAAAAGATTTACTGCCTAAAATTTTTGAAACAAAAACATCAGAAGAACTGATGGCAATAGAAGGGAATATCCGAGACAGATATTATCAGCTTTTTAATAAAATCATTAAAAATGAAGATTTTTTTATGGAAAAAAGAGAAAAAAGACCACCTGATAATCCGATAAATGCATTAATTAGTTTTGGAAACTCTATTATGTATAACACAGTTTTAACTGAGATTTACAGAACCCAGCTTGACCCTACGGTTAGCTATCTTCACTCGCCCCAGGAAAAAAGATTTTCCCTTTCTCTTGATTTGGCGGAGATTTTTAAACCGTTTATTGTTGACCCATTGATTTTTTCATTAATAAACACAGGTCAAATCACTATTAAAGATTTTGATAAAGACCTGAACTATGCTTACTTAAATGAAGATGGAAGAAAAAAGTTTCTAAAAGCTTATGAAGAAAGGCTTGCAAAGACTGTGAAGCACAGAAAGCTAAAAAGAAAAGTGTCCTATAGGCAATTAATCAGGCTTGAGTGCTATAAATTGATAAAACATTTAATCGGCGATGAAGATTATCAACCATTTAAAGCATGGTGGTAAAATGTTTGTGATAATTACTTATGACATAACAGATGATAAGAGACTGAATAAGGTTAGAAAAATTTTAAAGAAATATCTTTACTGGAAACAATTATCCACATTTGAGGGGGAGATATCAGAAGGAAAACTCGCCCAATGTCTGTCAGAAATAGATAAGATTATAGACGCTAATGAAGACAGCATTTATGTTTATGAAGTGAAAAATCCAAAGAATATGAAGAAAAAGATTTTAGGAATAGAAAAGAATTATATGGATAATTTCTTGTGATAAAATTTTTTAAGGCTACATGGGAAATGAATAGGGATATTAGAATAAATATATTAAATATAAATCTCTTTTTCTTGCATTTTGAATAGAAACTATATTTCTGTGTAAGTTGGCTTTTTGCAAGGATTAGCAAGGATATAATAGAAAATATATTTGCATTAATGGAGGTCTGATGCAATTTTATACCTCCAGCGAAGATTTGAAAAAAATTTTGAACTTCCGCTAATCCTTGAACTACACTTGCCAAATTAAATTTTTTTACTTAACCTAATTAACGGGTTTTATCTGAACTATATGGGATAGAAAGGCAAATATATCAGCAACAAGCTGCCCCTTTTCCGTGTTTTATCTGAACTATATGGGATAGAAAGGCTTTTATCTCAAATCTCCATTCCAATTCTTTGAGGTTTTATCTGAACTATATGGGATAGAAAGCCGCTTGATAAAGAGCAATTCGGGGAAGGCGG of Persephonella sp. IF05-L8 contains these proteins:
- the cas2 gene encoding CRISPR-associated endonuclease Cas2; translated protein: MFVIITYDITDDKRLNKVRKILKKYLYWKQLSTFEGEISEGKLAQCLSEIDKIIDANEDSIYVYEVKNPKNMKKKILGIEKNYMDNFL
- the cas1b gene encoding type I-B CRISPR-associated endonuclease Cas1b, with product MSRRFYINSNGRLRRKENTLYFETEQDGQAIKKALPINDIDAIYVFGELDINTKALNYLSQYDIPIHFYNYYGFYSGSFLPRKKNVSGSLLVEQVRHYLDNDKRQYLAISFIEGAVHHILRNLRKNEIDPKDYEDIEKDLLPKIFETKTSEELMAIEGNIRDRYYQLFNKIIKNEDFFMEKREKRPPDNPINALISFGNSIMYNTVLTEIYRTQLDPTVSYLHSPQEKRFSLSLDLAEIFKPFIVDPLIFSLINTGQITIKDFDKDLNYAYLNEDGRKKFLKAYEERLAKTVKHRKLKRKVSYRQLIRLECYKLIKHLIGDEDYQPFKAWW
- the cas4 gene encoding CRISPR-associated protein Cas4, encoding MQPEINFEELKVNGIKVNYYFICPRKLWLFDRNISMESKSDKVLMGALLHESSYKRDKPKEVLIDNLISIDIVDSLNIREVKYSDKMAYADKMQILYYLYYLKKLGINKKGIINYPKQRKREYIELTPEYEKEIEKALVEIDKILKQEKPPPVINVPYCKKCAYFEFCYG
- a CDS encoding type II toxin-antitoxin system death-on-curing family toxin translates to MFPVDLVNKIHNRIISETGGSYGVRDINLLKSALEIPFQTFEGKELYPSIEEKAAKLLETLIKNHPFVDGNKRTAYVLFTLYLELNGFYIKAEEDEKFKFVMKIAESKYSFKEILEWIKANTNKQNGKI